In one Brevibacillus composti genomic region, the following are encoded:
- a CDS encoding SMI1/KNR4 family protein, with protein MNEKILNMIEEYGEEKDFFGKVSDEDIRNAEEILGLRFPQSYRDFIKNYGSGGICGVEVLGVQGNLGASVVKATERWRKLGLDLKLIVIEESGEFVRCMFSADFNDDRVFSWDRGRKGPSVRYDTFDDYLLDMFQEGIDNL; from the coding sequence ATGAATGAAAAAATATTAAATATGATCGAAGAGTATGGTGAAGAAAAGGATTTTTTCGGAAAAGTATCCGACGAGGATATTCGTAATGCTGAAGAAATACTTGGTTTAAGATTTCCTCAAAGTTATCGAGACTTTATAAAAAACTATGGCTCAGGTGGAATCTGTGGGGTGGAGGTCTTAGGAGTTCAAGGGAATCTTGGGGCTTCTGTCGTAAAAGCTACTGAAAGATGGAGAAAATTGGGATTGGATTTAAAGCTCATTGTAATTGAGGAATCAGGAGAGTTTGTTCGCTGTATGTTTTCTGCTGATTTTAATGATGATAGGGTGTTTAGTTGGGATAGGGGCAGGAAAGGACCCTCCGTTCGTTATGATACATTTGATGACTATTTACTTGATATGTTTCAGGAAGGAATTGACAACTTGTAG